The proteins below are encoded in one region of Equus caballus isolate H_3958 breed thoroughbred chromosome 16, TB-T2T, whole genome shotgun sequence:
- the LOC106781028 gene encoding olfactory receptor-like protein OLF4, translating to MEPGNETGISGFLLLGFSEESELQSFTFGPFLSMHMITVLGNLLITLAVSSDSHLQTPMYFFLSNLSFVDICFTSITIPKTLVNIQMQSKVITYAGCITQLYVFVIFSGLDIYLLAVMAYDRFVAICHPPYYMVSMNHQLCGILLLVSWITSVLHSFLQTSMVLQLSFCTHMEIPHFFCELNQMIQLACSDTFLNNMVMYFTAMLLCGGPLPGIIYSYFKIVCSICGISSAQGKYKALSTCASHLSVVSYFCTSLGVYLNSAASQSSHSSAIASVMYTLVTPMLNPFIYSLRNKEIKGALRRFFGMASTKGPVILGQKKCPGLQDSKPQSQNCASLITLQK from the coding sequence ATGGAACCAGGCAATGAAACAGGCatttcaggatttcttcttctgggattttcagaGGAATCAGAATTGCAGTCCTTCACATTTGGGCCTTTTCTCTCCATGCATATGATCACTGTGCTTGGAAACCTGCTCATCACCTTGGCTGTCagctctgactcccacctccaaacacccatgtacttctttctttccaatctgtcaTTTGTAGACATCTGTTTCACCTCCATCACCATCCCAAAGACGTTGGTGAACATCCAGATGCAGAGCAAAGTCATAACCTATGCAGGTTGCATCACCCAGCTGTACGTTTTTGTAATCTTCTCGGGGCTGGACATCTATCTCCTGGCTGTGATGGCCTATGATCgatttgtggccatctgtcaccccCCGTACTACATGGTCAGCATGAACCATCAGCTCTGTGGAATCTTGCTTCTAGTGTCTTGGATCACAAGTGTCTTGCATTCTTTCTTACAAACCTCAATGGTGTTGCAACTCTCATTCTGTACACACATGGAAAtcccccactttttctgtgaactcaatcAGATGATCCAACTTGCATGTTCTGATACCTTTCTTAATAATATGGTTATGTATTTTACAGCTATGCTGCTGTGTGGTGGTCCCCTCCCTGGTATAATTTATTCTTACTTTAAGATAGTTTGCAGTATATGTGGAATCTCATCAGCTCAAGGGAAGTATAAAGCACTTTCCACCTGTGCATCTCACCTCTCAGTTGTCTCATATTTTTGTACAAGCCTAGGAGTGTACCTCAACTCTGCTGCTAGCCAGAGCTCACACTCAAGTGCAATAGCCTCAGTGATGTATACCCTTGTCACACCCATGCTGAATCCCttcatctacagtctgaggaataaagaaataaaaggggctcTGAGAAGATTCTTTGGGATGGCAAGTACAAAAGGGCCAGTTATACTTGGGCAGAAGAAATGCCCAGGATTGCAGGACTCAAAGCCTCAGAGTCAGAATTGTGCTTCTTTAATCACATTGCAGAAGTAG